One part of the Paroedura picta isolate Pp20150507F chromosome 5, Ppicta_v3.0, whole genome shotgun sequence genome encodes these proteins:
- the CHADL gene encoding chondroadherin-like protein — protein MWACLGLLLTSTLWVGKVTAERCPQICICDGIKRQVSCLKKNLTEVPVNIPQVTQKLDLRGNEIKVIPAGTFLPIPYLTHLNLQKSQIESVEEGAFRGLGRLVYLNLASNNIAFLYQEALDGLSSLQQLILENNRIEEIKPGAFGQLGFLSFLNLARNSLVYLPDMVFQGLQVIKWIRLSHNTLHVIANEAFGGLPALRRLSLDYNELQFLPTEALSRLSGTNRLEIGHNPITYVGEEAIEMASLKQLFLDNMALQDVSHRAFVRSPLLHTIDFHNNQLFMLHPLREMAQLKKINLTGNPVLCTCNMRPFKEWVEKARIHLDVACAGPAALRGQQLESLRTRDMKCSGQGFEEELLASLPTLTRELEEDTPKCPGGCTCSPDFHHANCESRRMQSIPKGFPSNTQLLDLRHNEFHSIPKGSFPGLKNLTSLHLQNCKIAALQPGAFHNLKNLVYLYLSNNSITSIDADVFEGNTQLAYLYLDHNGFTQMPKGAFSLLPNLFSLHLQHNSISQLSDKDLEGMEKLQGLYLTGNRITHVAPKALRDARMLEKLHLDENFLQEVPTRSLRELPNLIELKLSKNPIKHIGDGAFLPVARSLQHLYLDNMGLEEVSFHAFTGLSPKLKSLHLEKNKMHNLPSLHSITALEVINLSEIPFYCDCQLLPLRKWLDKLNLRVGATCSSPADVRGQKVKLVTNFQSCPGWGTKKAKRTSSTKARAGKRHNRKRSSGNVQIKRSKKSKA, from the exons ATGTGGGCCTGTCTGGGCCTTCTCCTGACATCCACTCTCTGGGTGGGGAAGGTGACTGCTGAACGCTGCCCACAAATCTGTATCTGTGATGGCATCAAGCGTCAGGTCTCATGCTTAAAGAAGAACCTAACAGAAGTTCCTGTTAACATCCCTCAG GTCACTCAGAAACTGGACCTCCGGGGCAATGAAATCAAAGTCAtccctgcaggaactttccttcccatcccctatCTCACACACCTGAATCTTCAGAAGAGCCAGATAGAAAGCGTTGAAGAAGGAGCTTTCAGGGGTTTAGGGCGGCTGGTCTACCTCAACTTGGCTTCCAACAATATAGCCTTCCTCTATCAAGAGGCCCTGGATGGCCTCTCCTCTCTTCAGCAACTGATCTTAGAAAATAATCGCATTGAAGAAATAAAGCCAGGGGCTTTTGGACAACTAGGCTTCCTTAGCTTTCTTAACTTGGCTAGGAACTCCCTGGTTTATCTGCCAGATATGGTTTTTCAAGGCCTTCAGGTGATTAAGTGGATCCGCTTGTCCCATAACACACTCCATGTGATTGCCAACGAGGCCTTTGGGGGATTACCAGCCCTTAGGAGGCTGAGCTTGGACTACAATGAATTGCAGTTCCTACCCACTGAGGCACTGTCTAGGCTCTCAGGCACAAACCGGCTGGAGATAGGACACAATCCTATCACCTATGTTGGTGAGGAGGCCATCGAGATGGCTTCGCTGAAGCAGCTGTTCTTGGACAACATGGCCCTTCAAGATGTGTCACACAGAGCTTTTGTCAGAAGCCCTCTATTGCACACCATTGACTTCCACAACAACCAGCTGTTTATGCTGCATCCCCTGAGAGAAATGGCCCAGCTAAAAAAAATCAACTTAACAGGGAATCCTGTGCTTTGTACCTGCAACATGCGCCCCTTCAAAGAGTGGGTAGAAAAAGCCAGAATTCATTTGGATGTGGCATGTGCTGGCCCTGCTGCTCTCAGAGGACAGCAGCTGGAGTCACTGAGGACAAGAGATATGAAGTGTAGTGGTCAAGGCTTTGAAGAGGAGCTCCTTGCCAGCCTGCCCACGCTTACCAGGGAGCTAGAGGAAGATACTCCAAAGTGCCCAGGAGGATGTACCTGTTCACCTGACTTCCACCATGCAAACTGTGAGAGCAGACGGATGCAGAGTATCCCCAAAGGGTTTCCTAGCAACACCCAGCTCCTGGACTTGCGCCACAATGAGTTCCATTCCATACCAAAAGGCTCCTTCCCTGGCTTGAAAAACCTAACATCCCTCCACTTGCAGAACTGCAAGATAGCTGCACTGCAGCCTGGTGCTTTCCATAACCTGAAAAATCTGGTCTACCTTTACTTGTCCAACAACAGCATCACTTCGATAGATGCTGATGTTTTTGAAGGAAATACCCAGCTGGCTTATCTCTACCTGGACCATAATGGGTTCACCCAAATGCCGAAGGGTGCCTTCAGCCTCTTGCCCAACCTCTTTTCCCTCCATTTGCAACACAACTCCATCAGTCAACTATCAGATAAAGATCTGGAAGGGATGGAGAAGCTACAAGGGCTGTATCTGACAGGAAACCGTATCACACATGTGGCCCCCAAAGCTCTGCGTGATGCCCGGATGCTGGAGAAGCTGCACTTAGATGAGAACTTTTTGCAAGAAGTACCCACCAGGTCTCTTAGAGAACTGCCCAACCTTATTGAACTGAAGTTGTCCAAGAATCCCATAAAGCatattggggatggagccttccTTCCAGTTGCAAGATCCTTGCAGCACTTGTACCTGGACAACATGGGGCTAGAAGAG GTTTCTTTCCATGCCTTTACTGGGTTGAGCCCAAAGTTAAAAAGCCTGCACCTGGAAAAGAACAAAATGCACAACTTACCCAGCCTGCACAGCATCACAGCCCTGGAGGTCATCAATCTGAGTGAGATCCCATTTTACTGTGACTGCCAACTCCTCCCACTACGCAA GTGGCTTGACAAGCTGAACCTGAGAGTAGGAGCCACTTGTTCCTCCCCAGCAGATGTCCGTGGCCAAAAGGTGAAACTCGTAACCAACTTTCAAAGCTGCCCAGGATGGGGTACCAAGAAGGCCAAGAGAACCAGCTCAACTAAAGCTAGGGCTGGAAAGCGCCATAATAGGAAGCGGTCGTCTGGAAATGTCCAAATCAAGAGAAGTAAGAAGAGCAAAGCATGA